The window cgccgccgctcccgatccaccgccgtccccgccgccgctcccgatccaccgccgtccccgccgccgctcccgatccaccgccgtccccgccgccatgctcgccactgtccccgccgccgtcgcacccacctttttcagccgctgctgcccccgatcggcggcggccgccgcctccttcatcggctgccccttctccatcgccacaccacctatccctccatgtgctgcaagccaccctccccccacgtggggggagggtggctggcttgcagcacatgtggggggagggtggctggcttgcagcacatgcggggggagggaggggggcttttcacggctcaacgttataaacttctgtgaagcccccaggggttcaaagtgcacataaaacatctagaaaaaatatttgagggctctagtttccaaaatggggtaacttatgggggagctccattgtttaggcacctcggggagtcttcaaacccgacatggcgtccgctaatgagtgcagctaattttgcactcaaaaattcaaatggcgctccttgccttccgagtcctgccgtgtgcccaaacatttgatttccaccacatatggggtatctgcgtactcaggagaaaatgcacaatacattttatggtgcattttttcctgatacccttgtgataaaaaaagctacctggttgaagcaacagttttgtggtaaaaaaaaatttttttcttttcacggctcaacgttataaatttctgtgaagccaccaggggttcaaagtgcacatcaaacatctagaaaaaatatttgagggctctagtttccaaaatggggtcacttatgggggagctccattgtttaggcacctcggggagtcttcaaacccgacatggcgtccgctaatgagtgcagctaattttgcactcaaaaattcaaatggcgctccttgccttccgagtcctgctgtgtgcccaaacatttgatttccaccacatatggggtatctgcgtactcaggagaaaatgcacgatacattttatgatgcatttttcctgatacccttgtgaaaatactaatttttatggctaaagtaacatttttgtgttaaaaaagtaaaattttcatttttttgtctacattgctttggttgctgtgaagctcctaaagggttaataaacttcttggatgtggttttgagcagagtgaggggtgcagattttagaattgggtcacttttgggtattttctgtcgcctaggtttctcaaatcactccaaatgtgatgtggtacctaaaaaatttttttttgtaaattttgttggaaaaatgagaaattggtgatgaactttgaacccttctaacttcctaacggaatttttttttttttcaaaaattgcgctggtgtaaagtagacatgtgggaaatgttatttagtaacttttttgtgtgacatatctctcagatttatgggcataaaatttcaaattttgaaaattgcaaaattttcaaaattttcgccaaatttccgaaattttcacaaataaacgcaaaacatatcggcctaaatttaccactgacatgaagtacaatatgtcacgaaaaaacaatctcagaatcgccaggatccgttgaagtgttccagagttataacctgtcaaagtgacactggtcaaaattgcaaaaaatggccgggtctttaaggtgaaaacaggctgggggctgaaggggttaaagcagatagttatatcacagaaaatcattaataaataacctTTCCCACAAGTCTACTTTACATTTGCACAATTTatgaactttttttttgttgtgaagtgggaaaaaaataatttataaggACCACAGCTGAAACTCTCTCTTGTAGACTTGGCCAACCCTCAGTAACATCAAATGAAGGTCAGTGGACATAGGTGGTTGAATTGAAGGACTTGCTTCATCGCCCATTTACagtgattaaaaaaaattacaagctgaggatataactcccagcattttcataaaggagtggaagaacttgccgttttgcctgtcccaaagacgtttaatcgcagatggaattgctgcttcaatgaaacggagagagacactgaTATTAGAAAAagttcttctggcagctgtgtatgtggactcaagtcatcgtatattgctcgatgatcaacagcttagtaaaggaaaagaagctctgagaggtagcagttaggatgagtgggctACAGACTTCTAAGattaagaggacttgggtcctaccagtgctactgctgccgcatcttcagcctcatcagataaggagtttcattttgaaaagtatGTGGATGATATGGAGGAAGCAAAGCGTTGCTGCAGGGAAAAAGATTCCACCCCCATAGAAAACAATTTACCATATTTCAGAAAAATGTTTCACTTCCTCTCAACATTAgagttcaaccattcatcaaaactgactgtgcatgagccatgaggcaattcctttatatacggagatgttgcccatgtggtcactGCTTTGCCAACAagtcaagttagtgtagagaggttgttctctggcCTTATCAAATatgacctaccgtatttttcgctttataagacacacttttgttcccccaaattttgggggaaagtagggggtgcgtcttataatccgaatatacgggagggggtgtgtgtataatatatatatatatatatatatatatatacacacacacacacacacacacacacacacacacacacacacacacacagagtccagtggaggtgcggacagctctggagcggtgctgggggctgctgggggcagggaaagctgggagcggcagcgtttgatctcctgctcccgctcatataatatacacagctgctgtccatcagaagcgtggtgctgaaactgcatcgcgccgaTGGGCTGTGGCAGCGGGGCATattttatctgcctgtgcttacctttgatcgcacatgatcccccctccccctgtgttaaatatggcctcccgtgctgctgcccatagtaaaataataaactctttactcacctcctccagcgtctgcccgatctccctcctgctgctgtgattaggcacgcagagatatctctctgctgtcctgatcacatgacctgcactagaaccaggaagtaggaagtgcaggagacaagaggagctcaaccccgaggagggacacacgagacaggacagcgctgcagaaggtaaggaaagagttttactaaaagcagcaacacgggggcgatatgtaacacagggtgatgtgtgccagccacagtgggcctgtgtgccagccgcagtgggcctgtgtgccagccgcagtgggcctgtgtgccagccgcagtgggcctgtgtgccagccacagtgggcctgtgtgccagccacagtgggcctgtgtgccagccacagtgggcctgtgtgccagccatagaggatgtgtgccagccataggggaaatgtggcatcactgggggacgtgttcaatataaggtggccatatccagattaagggggctaattttaggatgacgggggtatgagggacatataccctatattatttgttagacggacactggcattataagacggaccccatttattaaaaaattctctattccttcaccaaatttgggggtgcgtcttacaacataaagcgaaaaatacggtaataattttatctatgaaggaggatctgatggaggcgatactatttctcagaacaaattcatagactgcacaaatgttgttCCGTATATTTTTGTTCAAAACTATTTCCCTACTGACTGCATAGTGTATTGCATACTTACAATTTATTAAAAgttttgtattccaataaatatattttatgttctatgtaAACAGCTTGATTATTGAATTAGAATAAGGATTACAagcctgatgttaccattttactacagtaaatttatcacaaacatgaatCATGTATTAGagagtcggagtcatggagtctGAATCAAGGAAATTGAGTATTTGggagtttggcttaccgactcctcaGCCCTGCATTTTAGCCTTTGGAGCACAAAGTTGTCAATAACAGTCAGTGGACTCCTCTTGCAGAGGCCCCCCAAGGTGTGAGGTGCAAACTACACCCCTCAGGGAATTCATCCAGGAGTGTAATGTGCATATTATCACTGTGCAGAAAACGTTATAAGAtaactttattctttgggtcagtacaattactgCAATGCCGGGGATATTTAGGAATTTTTCTAATTTGACATTTTTGCAAGCAAAAATGTAGATTTATAAAAACTTTTGTTATTGCgttgctatattctgagagctataactttaatTATTGAACGAGCTGTGTGTGAAGTTGAagtttttgatcactttttttctgttttgtgtgtcaatattaaaaaacaaaaaaaaaaaaacaaaacatttctagttttttttttttatagtgttcaCCTAATGGGCTAAATATTGTGCCTGCTTTATAGACTGGTATCACCATGTATGGAATGACCCAAACGtgtattttttgtttacttttgttttaacttgcaaaacatttgtttttttttgttttgtttgctttttcTTTCAATGTTTTCTTCACTTCTTGGCAGTATGGGACATCACCTTTCACTTGCCTGATTGCTTGTCTAATACGATGTAACACATCTGCATCGATCTTACACAGATAGGAGGCGTGTCATGTCTTGCTTATTGCAGGACCTTACAGGCCACTATATCTAAGTGACAGCATAGCCATTATTGGGCCTAGGGTTTAGGTGACCATCGGCACCGAGTGACCACAATCATGGAGTGAAAATGGTGAGAAAGTAGGAGCACAATCCCTCATAAgcagatacagtgccttgtgaaagtattgggctcccttgaatttttcaaccttttcccacatttcaggcttcaaacaaacattttttttaatgttatggtgaagaatcaacaacaagtgggacacaattgtgaagttgaacgatatttattgcttattttaaactttttaaaaaaataaataactgaaaagcggggcgtgcaatattattcatcccctttactttcagtgcaggaaactcactccagaagttcattgaggatctctgaaggatccaatgttgtcctaaatgactgatgatgataaatataatccacctgtgtgtaagggtatgtgcgcacgttgctttttacctgctttttacctgcttttttgctgctttttcttctgcgctgtttaatgccaaaatggatgtgttcttctattcaagcaaagtctatgggaatttgggtttcttgttcacactatgttgttcaaaatgctgcctttttgtggcagaacgttggtcaaaaactcagcttttcaaagaagcaacatgtcaattgtttttgccatttgggttttgcactgcaaagctgagtttttgaccaaagttctgccacaaaaaggcagcagtttgaacaacatagtgtgaacaagaaacccaaattcccatagactttgcttgaatagaagaacacatccattttggcattaaacagcgcagaagaaaaagcagcaaaaaagcaggtaaaaagcaggtaaaaagcaacatgcgcacataccctaatgaagtccccgtataaatgcacctgctctgtgatagtctcagtgttctgtttaaagcacagagagcatcatgaagaccaaggaacacaacaggcaggcccgtgatactgttgtggagaagtttacagccggatttggttacaaaaagatttccaaaactttaaacatcccaaggagcactgtgcaagcgatcatattaaaatggaaggagtatcataccactgcaaatctaccaagacccggacgtCCATTCAAACTTtcttctcaaacaaggagaagactgatcagagatgcagccaagaggcccatgatcactctggataaactgcagagatctacagctgaggtggaagagtctgtccataggacaacaatcagtcgtacactgcacaaatctggcctttatagaagagaggcaaggagaaagccatttctcaaagatatccagaaaaaaagtgtattttaaagtttgccacaagccacctgggagacacaccaaacatctggaagaaggtgctctggtcagatgaaacaaaaaaatcgaactatttgggcacaataccaaatgatatgccaaacaaagcaaaatctacaatggaatggttcacaaataaatgtatccaggtgttatgtcggcgtcacacggtacgatatatcgggcgatatgtcgttagtgacgcacatccggcatcgttagacatattgtaccgtgtgacaccactgaacgactattaacgagcaaaaatactcaccttatcgttgttcgttgacacgtcgttcattttcaaaatgtcggtcctccatcgttcccgaggcagcacacgtcgctccgtgtgacacctcgagaatgacgaacacagcttacctgcgtcccgccggcaatgtggaaggaagaggtgtgcgggatgttacgtcccgctcatctccgcccctccgcttctattggccggttgctgtgacgccaaacgtccctcccccttcaggaagaggatgttcgccgcccacagcgacgtcgctcagcaggtaagtgtgtgtgacgggggttaacgactgtgcgccacaggcaactaattgcccgtgacgcacaaacgacgggggcgggtacgattgctcgtgcgatcgcacgatagatcgtcacgtgtgacgccagcattagaatggtcaagtcaaagtccagacctgaacccaattgagaatctgtggaaagagctgaaaactgctgttcacaaacgctctccatccaacctcactcagctccagctgtttgcaaaggaagaatggtcaagaatttcagtttctcgatgtgcaaaactgagagacataccccaagcgacttgcagctgtaatcgcagcaaaaggtagcgctacaaagtattaacttaaagggggcgaataatattgcacgccccaattttcacttatttttttaaaaaaagtttaaaataagtgatAAATTTCGTttacttgttgctgattcttcaccataaatttttatctttatgtttgaagcctgaaatgtgggaaaaggttaaaaaaattcaaaggcgctgaatactttcgcaaggcactgtagatgctGCTGTCACTATTGCCAGCAGAATCTGATGGGATGAATACCAGGGATCGGTTTGCACACTAATCGTAGCAGGATGTCAACTACGACATGCAATGGACACACGTTGATGATTTTGCCGGCTCTGCTTGCGAGCCAGCAAAATGATTATGCAGTACATGTATGGCTGTTTGTGTGAACACACCTCTTTGCTGGGCCGTACATGTATCGCAGATGTAGGGAAGGGGTAAAGGGTATAAATATTCAAAAAGATTGgattgcacactttttttttttcttttttaaaacattttcatcAAATTTACAATACTTCCAAAAATAATTGGAAAATATATCAATGTACATTTACCAATAACAAAGTACAATGTGCCATGAAAAAAATccgagaatcactgggatatgtgaaacacaccagagttattaccacatcaaGTGACAAGTCTGATTTCAAAAATAGGCTTCATGACtagggggttaaagggaacctgtcaggtcaaaaaaagcgttttaacctacaagcaggagcctgtgtgagctattaaccccttcctacccatccctttcttgtaatattgtgtaatatgaaagtacttacatattccctatgtaaatagcatagagctctagccccatgggcattgCATGCTTTCAATGGTATTACGCCcaagtgggcgtgataccatggatttacatgagtgacgtcatcCTCTGCTCCTTCAGAATTTCGCGTGTGGGCGctttaccattctcgccgcctcatcctggtgtttgttgGTCGGCTTCTGAcacgcactgcacatgctcagaagactcctgcggttcctatcatgcgcagtgcgcttcagaagccgaccagcaaacaccaggatgaggcggcggCAAGAATGGTAAGCACACGCGAGATTCTGAAGGGGCagacgtgacgtcgctcatgtaaatccatgatatcacgcccacaggggcataataCCATgggaagcatgcaaacgcccacagggctagAGAccgtgctcatttacatagggaatatgtaaataataaaatgtatttttttactttcatattacaagaaagggatgggtagaaaggagttaatagctcacacaggctcctgcttttaggttataacgcttttttaTTCTGACCGGTTGCCTTTAAACAAATGACTATTTTAAACATTTTGGTTTCTTTTTTTACACACAGGGCACATACCGCAAATACTGGATGCAACTTCTTCATCTGGGACGTTGTTGAGGAACTGCTGTCCGTTCTGTAGGCCCGGTATATCCAAGCCTTCAGAAGTCGTCTGTTGCATGGGACTTTTACAGTAAGGATGATCCAACAACTTTGTACTAAATATGTCAGAGTCTGTGCTGTCATCCAAATCCATGGGGCAGGATTCATCTCCATTCCCAACAATGTCCATGGAAGCATTTTCCTGACATCCAAAAGCATCGCTAGCACACTCATTCAGTTTGTCATTAGTCAGGGGAATCTGGTCATCGTCCTTCTCGCCATGAGCAGCCGTTTCCTCCTGGCAAGATATGTAGACTTCTTTTTCGGTGAGTAGAAAGTCATGTGGCTGGTTGTTGGGAAAGTCACTTGCCCTCTTGGTTAAGGAGTCGGCGCCGCACCACGGAGCGGGTGCACAGAGCAGAGCTTGCTGGCTGTCTTTTAAGAGAGAGACGTTGGATGCGGCATTTCCAAAAGGAGCTTCCACACTCTTGACAGCAGCGTCACCTCGTAGGCAGCTTTTGGTTGTGCATTGTGGGATCTGATATAAAATTCCTGAAGTGTTATTGTTCATATCGTATGACCTCCGTCCCGCTCGTTCGTGTCTCTGAAGTTTCAACTTCAAATACGAGACCACTTTCTTAATCCTGCTTCTCAGAGTCTTCTTGCAGCAGTTCCAAAAACCTTTCTGAAACCACATCCAGTTAAAATCCAGTAGTCTATAGTTTGTCTTTCGTGCTCTGAGCTTCTCAGACTGTAATTTACCACAGGCTGCAATCTGAAAGAGTTTTCTCTGCATCATAAATAAGGGTACTCTTCCGATATTAAGCAAATTACAGCTTTTCAGCAGCCATAAGCCTCTAGAGCACGTTCGTTGTAATAAATGAGAAAGTCTCTTTCCCTGACTCTTGGCTGCCTCGAAGCTGCGGGCAATTTCATCCTTGAATTTCTGCACCTTGGAGATCTTCTTTGGTGGCACACTAGCAGAGTCTTGATGTACAAGATTTATGGACACAGGTCTTGATGCCTCCTTCCCACCACAAAGTTTAGTCGTCTTTGCGGCTTGCGATTGGGTCGCTGTATTTATATGTAACGGAATCTCAGAAGAAAAGAAAACTTTTCTAGGACTTTTTAGCTCGTCTTCTTTTACGGCGTTTTGTCCAAATTCTGTTCCTGAGGTCCGACCAGCAAATCTCTTCTGTGCTTTCGCTTGGCTGCCGGCAATCTGCTGGTCCGTACGGTCATCTTTCAGACTGGTATTATTCCATTTTTTGGAGAAGGGATTTGTGTGTTCTATGGAGATAAAGTTGCTAAAACCTCCACACTGTCCAGAACATTTTGACGGCTGGACAGAAAATCGATTTTTTGGGGGGTGTAAAAATTTATGTTCTTTCATTTTTCAGCCACATAAAGGGCGTGAAGCtatcctaaaagaaaaaaaaataaaagggaaaatGCTGAGTAAACAATCCTGACATTACAACAGGTGCACATTTATTAAAATCAACTTTCACATAAAAAAGAGAATATATAGGTgtagacagatatatatatatatatatatatatatatattatatatatttcaacATTGCCTTGTTTATGGCTGGTTAGTGTTCTGGTCACATCACCAGGAGGGAGGCCGGGTTCACAGGAGTATATAAAATATCGCCACGATTTTATCCAGGAAACTTATTTCTCTCACTTGTCATCTGTATACAATCTGCTTTTTTACATCAGCAATTATTAAAAAGACCATGTATAGGCTCCTATGTGAAAGAATTACAATGTGAATGTTATACAGATCTTCCGTTTGCGATTTTTTTATTTAAGCatacccatagacttaaatgggcgaGTCTGACCTGACACATGGAAGAAACTAGTGTatgcagcgattttttttttttttttttacacaatcaaTTTGGGATGTAGTTGAAAAATCCCATTTAAAGTACACTGTGAATATATTGTATGTGAAGACATCTTTCTTTCTCAGCTGATGATCTTGAGACAGGGCAAAAAAAGAAACACTTCCTTTACATCAGGGGTCCCCAACCATTCCTACCATGAGCATCACGTTCAACTCTGAAATATGGTTGCAGACCACAGTATAAAAGGAGAAATGTAGAAACCCCGTGTGTCTTACTGAAAGTTATAATCCCACGAATAACCCCTTGTAAAGTAATAATACCTCAAAAGCCCatttataaagtaataatgccctgAGTGCCCTCTTACAGTAATAACAGCCTAACCCCCCCCAATTAAGTACTTGTGCCCTTAGTTCCCCTTTATAAAGTAATTAGTAATGATCGAACACTAAcaggctcgggtgcttggtaccgttaaagggaacctgtcaccactttttcggcctataagctgcagccaccaccactgggctcttatatacagcatgttagaatgctgtatataagagcccaggccgttgtgtagaacataaaaaacactttagaattCTTACCTAATGCTCGCtggggtggagttgggtcatatgggcgtctccgttgtccagtgttGGCGCCAccactttcagccatcttcgtcctccttctgaaacctgtgtgcattacgcatcctacgtcatacacacttgacggtcctgcacaggcgcactacaatactttgatctgcactgctcagggcagatcaaagtgcgcctgcgcagaacctcaatgccggcgagtgtggatgacttaTAATGCGCCAGGCACCCCGGCTACAGaaaaaggatgacaaagatggccgaaagaggaggcgccggcaccggacaacggagacgcccatctgactagaatccactgcagcacgactgttaggtaagtattataaaatgatttttatgttctcacagcggcctgggctcttatatacagcatgttagactgctgtatataagagcccagtggtggtggctgcaggttataggccgaaaaagtggtaacaggttccctttaacgagcAGCCAGACACTCTGATGGATGCaacttgagcacccgagcataatgggagtcaatgggtaaatattccggaaaaatgcttgagtaccCCCATTAGCTTCCTTTATATTCTGTACACGAGTCGAGCccatccaactgctggttacgagtacagagcacccaagcctgGTAGTGCTCACACATCATTAGTAATAATGCCATATAAAGTAGTAATTGCCAATGTGTTCCATTACAAAGTAGTAATTCTATGAATACCCCCTTAAAAAGCAATAATGCCACAAGTGCCTTCTTTAAAGTTAATGTCCTGAATGAACTCTTATAAAGTAATAATAAACTCCCCAAGTAAGAACTTAAAAGGTAGTAATGACCTAAGTGCCAATTATAAACTAATGTCCCGTCACTGCACTCTTaacaagtaaggctgctttcacacatccggtttttgcagtgcggctaaatccgactctaaaacctatgcaacggatacggcgaaaaaaacgcatcctttgcataagttttt is drawn from Anomaloglossus baeobatrachus isolate aAnoBae1 chromosome 3, aAnoBae1.hap1, whole genome shotgun sequence and contains these coding sequences:
- the SENP5 gene encoding sentrin-specific protease 5; its protein translation is MKEHKFLHPPKNRFSVQPSKCSGQCGGFSNFISIEHTNPFSKKWNNTSLKDDRTDQQIAGSQAKAQKRFAGRTSGTEFGQNAVKEDELKSPRKVFFSSEIPLHINTATQSQAAKTTKLCGGKEASRPVSINLVHQDSASVPPKKISKVQKFKDEIARSFEAAKSQGKRLSHLLQRTCSRGLWLLKSCNLLNIGRVPLFMMQRKLFQIAACGKLQSEKLRARKTNYRLLDFNWMWFQKGFWNCCKKTLRSRIKKVVSYLKLKLQRHERAGRRSYDMNNNTSGILYQIPQCTTKSCLRGDAAVKSVEAPFGNAASNVSLLKDSQQALLCAPAPWCGADSLTKRASDFPNNQPHDFLLTEKEVYISCQEETAAHGEKDDDQIPLTNDKLNECASDAFGCQENASMDIVGNGDESCPMDLDDSTDSDIFSTKLLDHPYCKSPMQQTTSEGLDIPGLQNGQQFLNNVPDEEVASSICDLLNEVVKKYGSLIPLSETDVLTRLKEVFNQDFTHRIPLICKEMAKFRAKNCGFRICYNKHTLYLDDLITLDEQQWLNDQVINMYGDLIMDTAPDKIHFFNTFFHKQLVTKGYDGVKRWTKKVDLFKKNLLLIPIHLQVHWALVGVNIPNKTISFYDSQGLHLKFCTENILKYLMTEAKEKNHPEFLQCWQTTVKKCIPQQKNDFDCGVFLLQYCKCLAQEQPFQFSQDDMPSIRKKIYKELCERRLLD